The Haloplanus natans DSM 17983 genome has a segment encoding these proteins:
- a CDS encoding twitching motility protein PilT has translation MTIPANRSVLNTTVLSNFAYIDQLWVVADLSGICTVPVVREELEHGVDDHPYLQSALDTLDDEIPVATISDTVANREAVVSDHLDPGEAQAFALVDAADGRLLTDDGDARSFAKDRGVTVVGSVGVLLAAIDAGKIDEPTAGEWLSTWIDEIGYYVPYQSISEYR, from the coding sequence ATGACGATTCCAGCGAACCGGAGCGTCCTGAACACGACTGTCCTCTCGAATTTCGCCTATATCGACCAGCTGTGGGTTGTTGCTGACCTCTCTGGAATCTGTACGGTACCGGTCGTCCGTGAGGAGCTTGAACACGGCGTTGATGACCATCCATATCTTCAGTCGGCACTCGATACACTCGACGACGAGATTCCCGTCGCGACGATTTCGGACACCGTCGCAAACAGAGAGGCGGTTGTCAGTGACCATCTCGATCCTGGTGAAGCACAGGCATTTGCTTTGGTAGATGCTGCGGACGGTCGTCTACTGACCGACGACGGGGATGCCCGATCGTTTGCGAAAGATCGAGGCGTGACCGTTGTAGGGTCGGTCGGGGTGCTGTTGGCTGCGATCGATGCTGGGAAGATTGATGAGCCAACTGCCGGTGAGTGGCTGTCGACATGGATTGATGAAATCGGGTACTACGTGCCATACCAGTCGATTTCGGAATATCGGTGA
- a CDS encoding UPF0175 family protein: protein MARITGSYPDDLDLLIEGAVEAGVFSGKSDALREFVREYFEDHESERVAAAVALYERERITLGDAARLADVDRWTMRDLLREHGVELRLGLVDEDDAAYEVEAASELDFGDEDSSDEEPRAK from the coding sequence ATGGCTCGAATCACCGGCTCCTACCCAGATGATCTCGACCTCCTCATTGAGGGCGCTGTCGAGGCTGGTGTGTTTAGTGGCAAAAGCGATGCGTTGCGAGAGTTCGTGCGTGAATACTTCGAGGACCACGAAAGCGAGCGCGTTGCAGCTGCGGTCGCCCTCTACGAACGCGAGCGGATCACACTCGGTGATGCTGCGAGACTCGCTGATGTCGATCGGTGGACGATGCGGGATCTCCTCCGTGAGCACGGTGTTGAGCTCCGCCTCGGACTCGTTGACGAAGACGACGCAGCCTACGAAGTAGAGGCAGCGAGCGAACTCGACTTCGGTGATGAGGACTCGTCTGATGAGGAGCCACGTGCTAAATGA
- a CDS encoding CopG family ribbon-helix-helix protein encodes MRTSFNIPDTVVDEFDQVWQDEGLDNRSRAVREAMQEYIESHSRLEDLSEDVIALVAFDYRHHEVIGELHGVQHDYQDVILNTSHTHQGEWCLESLFCQGTGERVRGLTYRLRDFDGVNRVKIMVIRDN; translated from the coding sequence ATGCGAACGAGTTTCAATATCCCCGATACAGTGGTCGACGAGTTCGATCAGGTCTGGCAGGATGAGGGATTGGACAACCGATCCCGGGCCGTCCGTGAAGCGATGCAAGAGTACATCGAGTCGCATTCCCGACTCGAAGACCTCAGCGAGGACGTTATCGCGCTCGTCGCCTTTGACTACCGCCATCACGAGGTGATTGGGGAACTCCACGGTGTCCAGCACGACTATCAGGACGTGATTCTCAACACGAGTCACACACATCAGGGGGAGTGGTGTCTCGAGTCCTTATTCTGCCAGGGAACCGGCGAACGCGTTCGGGGACTGACCTACCGCCTTCGTGACTTCGACGGCGTGAATCGGGTGAAAATTATGGTGATTCGAGATAACTGA